A single Comamonas sp. NLF-1-9 DNA region contains:
- a CDS encoding flagellar hook-associated protein 3 has product MADSFYRVGTATMYDSATRNLGMRQKSLVDLQENLTSGKRVVRPSDDPVAAAQAERAMTRINRIQAEQRQLDIQRGNVALAESTLGDAVGVVQEMRQLLVAAGNGSLKPEDRQTYALQLQSLQDQLKEVINRKDVNGMPLLGALGSALAPFVGPVPGAPDYLFQGLPGQAASQGSAVATQFDGHAALMFDPQRDGMYRAALGNANPAYPLDGRLFNTSVVKIANAAQIQPNAAPGGAPHTYQVQFGAVTTHPDGSYDISYTISSSNPAFVPPGPLTAANIVPGQPFTLPISITDPGGATLQFEIKGLAQSTPAGLVPSPAPGDTVTISATASLMSTMDDAVAALRNAGNSNAGIQAVGQALGQLDYAMDRLHNLRGYAGELLNRADRISGDQQTRSIQLEEDRSRAEDLDMVKGISDFQNANVGYQAALQSYAMVQKLSLFNYIG; this is encoded by the coding sequence ATGGCAGACAGTTTCTACCGCGTGGGCACCGCCACGATGTACGACAGCGCCACGCGCAATCTGGGCATGCGCCAGAAGTCGCTGGTGGACCTGCAGGAGAACCTCACCAGCGGCAAGCGCGTTGTGCGCCCCAGCGACGATCCGGTGGCCGCCGCCCAGGCCGAGCGCGCGATGACGCGCATCAACCGCATCCAGGCCGAGCAGCGCCAGCTCGACATCCAGCGCGGCAACGTGGCGCTGGCCGAATCCACGCTGGGCGACGCGGTCGGCGTGGTGCAGGAGATGCGCCAGCTGCTGGTGGCAGCAGGCAATGGCTCGCTCAAGCCCGAAGACCGCCAGACCTATGCGCTGCAATTGCAAAGCCTGCAAGACCAGCTCAAGGAAGTGATCAACCGCAAGGACGTCAATGGCATGCCGCTGCTGGGCGCGCTGGGCAGTGCGCTCGCGCCCTTCGTCGGCCCGGTGCCGGGCGCGCCCGACTATCTGTTCCAGGGCCTGCCCGGCCAGGCGGCGAGCCAGGGCAGCGCGGTCGCCACGCAGTTCGATGGCCACGCGGCGCTGATGTTCGACCCGCAGCGCGACGGGATGTACCGCGCCGCCCTCGGCAACGCCAATCCGGCTTATCCGCTCGATGGCCGACTGTTCAACACCAGCGTGGTCAAGATTGCCAATGCCGCGCAGATCCAGCCCAATGCCGCGCCGGGCGGCGCGCCGCACACCTATCAGGTGCAGTTCGGCGCGGTGACCACGCACCCCGACGGCAGCTACGACATCAGCTACACCATCAGCAGCAGCAACCCGGCTTTTGTCCCGCCGGGGCCGCTCACCGCCGCCAACATCGTGCCGGGCCAGCCCTTCACGCTGCCCATCAGCATCACCGACCCGGGCGGCGCCACGCTGCAGTTCGAGATCAAGGGTCTGGCGCAGTCCACGCCCGCGGGGCTGGTGCCCTCGCCCGCGCCCGGCGACACCGTCACGATCAGCGCCACGGCCAGCCTGATGAGCACCATGGACGACGCCGTCGCCGCGCTGCGCAACGCGGGCAACAGCAACGCCGGCATCCAGGCGGTGGGGCAGGCGCTGGGGCAGCTCGACTACGCCATGGACCGGCTGCACAACCTGCGCGGCTACGCCGGCGAGCTGCTCAACCGCGCCGACCGCATCTCGGGCGACCAGCAGACGCGCTCCATCCAGCTGGAAGAAGACCGCTCGCGCGCCGAAGACCTGGACATGGTCAAGGGCATCTCGGACTTCCAGAACGCCAACGTCGGCTACCAGGCGGCGCTGCAGTCCTACGCCATGGTGCAAAAGCTGTCGCTGTTCAACTACATCGGCTGA
- a CDS encoding HDOD domain-containing protein, translated as MVQSVLGSLTLGYRPLWNGARRMAGVQLFVAGDDNVQVDALHLLRTIEELWDASSPPLLLAPRTPQILAEWLEHAPPGSPSIEVSDAWLVDPDLLTRARAAQRRGLKLVWHGPLARLPEPEVAALFHTSVLTLEVQDAVAALRAGKAQAARGAGASASPIIAGQIYEGVDSRALMRHCLDGAGALALAGWPADDVLYSLRHQSLAPAHEVVLKLLKAIDDEQSIDAQEQVLGEDPLLAYRFMTYTNSAALGLRTGVDSVRRGLVMMGYGSIQRWLGDQLPGASTEPDLRPVRESAVLRARLAEQLIEAGVGKELRAEMYLCALFSRLDALMGEPLGAILRRLPLSERVYEAAVLHTGPYAPSLDMAVALEGEDAALVRRLCEEHGHEREQVNRSLLHVLRAWEVPRGPHGA; from the coding sequence ATGGTTCAATCGGTTCTAGGCAGTCTGACTCTTGGCTACCGCCCCTTGTGGAACGGGGCACGGCGCATGGCCGGCGTGCAGTTGTTCGTCGCCGGCGACGACAACGTGCAAGTCGATGCGCTGCACCTGCTGCGCACCATCGAAGAGCTCTGGGACGCCAGCTCCCCGCCGCTGCTGCTGGCGCCGCGCACGCCGCAGATCCTGGCCGAATGGCTGGAGCACGCGCCCCCGGGCTCGCCCTCGATCGAGGTGAGCGACGCCTGGCTGGTGGACCCGGACTTGCTCACGCGGGCGCGCGCCGCCCAGCGCCGCGGGCTGAAGCTGGTCTGGCACGGACCGCTGGCGCGCCTGCCCGAGCCCGAGGTGGCGGCGCTGTTTCACACCAGCGTGCTCACGCTGGAGGTGCAGGACGCAGTGGCCGCACTGCGCGCTGGCAAGGCGCAGGCGGCACGCGGCGCCGGGGCCAGCGCCAGCCCCATCATTGCCGGACAGATCTACGAAGGCGTGGACAGCCGCGCGCTGATGCGCCACTGTCTGGACGGCGCGGGCGCGCTGGCGCTGGCCGGCTGGCCGGCGGACGACGTGCTCTACAGCCTGCGCCATCAGAGCCTGGCGCCGGCGCATGAGGTGGTGCTCAAGCTGCTCAAGGCGATCGACGACGAGCAGTCCATCGATGCGCAGGAACAGGTGCTGGGTGAAGACCCGCTGCTTGCCTACCGTTTCATGACCTATACCAACTCGGCCGCGCTGGGCCTGCGCACCGGGGTCGATTCGGTGCGCCGCGGCCTGGTGATGATGGGCTATGGCTCGATCCAGCGCTGGCTGGGCGACCAGTTGCCCGGCGCCAGCACCGAGCCCGATCTGCGTCCGGTGCGCGAGAGCGCCGTGCTGCGCGCACGTCTGGCCGAGCAGCTGATCGAAGCCGGCGTGGGCAAGGAGCTGCGCGCCGAGATGTATCTGTGCGCGCTGTTCTCGCGCCTGGACGCGCTCATGGGCGAGCCGCTGGGCGCCATCTTGCGCCGCCTGCCGCTGTCGGAGCGGGTGTACGAGGCGGCCGTGCTGCACACCGGCCCCTATGCGCCCAGCCTGGACATGGCGGTGGCGCTGGAGGGCGAGGACGCGGCGCTCGTGCGCCGCCTGTGCGAAGAGCATGGGCACGAGCGTGAACAGGTCAACCGCTCGCTGCTGCACGTGCTGCGCGCCTGGGAGGTGCCGCGCGGCCCGCATGGGGCATGA
- a CDS encoding nitronate monooxygenase family protein, whose product MPARPALAATPLCDLLDCRYPLILAGMGGVARAELVAAVSGFGGLGILGMVREPLALIEREVAEVRRRTDRPFGVNLIPAGTARALLRSQVDLCIALQVPVVELFWEVDEAIIARLRGAGIVVLHQVGSAQEALQAQAAGAHAIVAQGVEAGGHVRGRQPLMQLLPEVLGCVQLPVAAAGGLADGRDVGRVLAMGAQAAVLGTALMMTTESFAHEVHKQRLVQAESREVLLTEDFHINWPPLAAVRVLPNAVTRGERGDPFTSAPQVIGEEEGRPIYCFSTDSPLRSMTGDLEAMALYAGLGVGRIHDIVPAAERLQALADGAAAHLRLVGAPPAPLTSPVCYAGEQQQTQQARLAARLGALLAPERALAGALHALALQASAPVRAQHLAPLLRAQTQLAGVLVRALRQADAPVAATADAAPAAAAQPLAALLASAAALQAEWKALLEAIDAELAQQARALLALRAEALDALLAASAQG is encoded by the coding sequence ATGCCTGCACGCCCCGCGCTGGCGGCCACGCCGCTGTGCGATCTGCTCGATTGCCGCTATCCGCTGATCCTTGCCGGCATGGGTGGGGTGGCGCGCGCCGAACTGGTCGCGGCGGTCAGCGGCTTTGGCGGCCTGGGCATCCTCGGCATGGTGCGCGAGCCGCTGGCGCTGATCGAGCGTGAAGTCGCCGAGGTGCGCCGGCGCACCGACCGGCCGTTTGGCGTCAATTTGATACCGGCGGGCACGGCGCGCGCGCTGCTGCGCTCGCAGGTGGATTTGTGCATCGCCCTGCAGGTGCCGGTGGTCGAGCTGTTCTGGGAGGTGGACGAAGCGATCATCGCGCGCCTGCGCGGCGCCGGCATTGTCGTGCTGCACCAGGTGGGTAGCGCGCAGGAGGCGCTGCAGGCGCAGGCCGCGGGCGCGCACGCCATCGTCGCCCAGGGCGTGGAAGCCGGCGGCCACGTGCGCGGGCGCCAGCCGCTGATGCAGTTGCTGCCCGAGGTGCTGGGCTGCGTGCAACTGCCGGTGGCCGCCGCGGGCGGCCTGGCCGACGGGCGCGACGTGGGCCGGGTGCTGGCCATGGGCGCGCAGGCAGCGGTGCTGGGCACGGCGTTGATGATGACGACCGAATCCTTTGCCCACGAGGTGCACAAGCAGCGCCTGGTGCAGGCCGAAAGCCGCGAGGTGTTGCTGACCGAGGACTTTCACATCAACTGGCCGCCGCTGGCCGCAGTGCGCGTGCTGCCCAACGCGGTCACGCGCGGCGAGCGCGGCGACCCCTTCACCAGCGCGCCGCAGGTGATCGGCGAGGAAGAGGGGCGGCCCATCTACTGCTTCAGCACCGACTCGCCCCTGCGCTCCATGACCGGCGATCTCGAAGCCATGGCGCTGTACGCGGGCCTGGGCGTAGGCCGCATTCACGACATCGTGCCGGCGGCCGAGCGGTTGCAGGCCCTGGCCGACGGCGCGGCCGCGCATCTGCGGCTGGTCGGCGCGCCGCCCGCGCCGCTGACTTCGCCCGTGTGCTATGCGGGCGAGCAGCAGCAGACGCAGCAGGCGCGGCTCGCTGCCCGCCTGGGCGCGCTGCTTGCGCCCGAGCGCGCGCTGGCCGGCGCGCTGCATGCGCTCGCACTGCAGGCGAGCGCCCCCGTGCGCGCGCAGCACCTGGCGCCGCTGCTGCGGGCTCAGACGCAGCTGGCCGGCGTGCTGGTGCGTGCGCTGCGCCAGGCCGATGCCCCGGTAGCGGCCACTGCGGACGCAGCGCCGGCGGCAGCGGCGCAGCCGCTGGCTGCGCTGCTGGCCAGCGCCGCGGCCTTGCAGGCCGAGTGGAAGGCGCTGCTCGAAGCGATCGACGCAGAGCTTGCCCAGCAGGCCCGCGCGCTGCTTGCGCTGCGCGCGGAGGCGCTCGATGCGCTGCTGGCCGCCAGTGCGCAGGGCTGA
- a CDS encoding LysE family translocator: protein MPWSEFTALFLLATAMSFTPGPNTSLATAIAANRGLAPAMRFVLAVPVGWCLMLVLCAAGLGAAVAAVPALRWFIKLAGVGYLLWLAWRLARSRRLAQADGSHLSVGFWEGVALQFVNIKAWLMLLAIVASWIIGREDAMMRLLLVLPVMAGFAFTSNLAYASVGALARRWLARGSRLLWFNRAMGLVLALTALWMLGA from the coding sequence ATGCCCTGGTCTGAATTCACCGCTCTGTTTCTGCTGGCCACGGCCATGAGCTTCACGCCCGGGCCCAACACCTCGCTGGCCACGGCGATCGCGGCCAACCGCGGCCTCGCGCCGGCGATGCGCTTCGTGCTGGCGGTGCCGGTGGGCTGGTGCCTGATGCTGGTGCTGTGCGCGGCCGGGCTGGGCGCGGCCGTCGCCGCGGTGCCGGCCTTGCGCTGGTTCATCAAGCTTGCCGGCGTTGGCTACCTGCTCTGGCTGGCCTGGCGGCTGGCGCGCTCGCGCCGGCTGGCGCAGGCGGATGGCTCGCACCTGTCGGTCGGCTTCTGGGAAGGCGTGGCGCTGCAATTCGTCAACATCAAGGCCTGGCTGATGCTGCTGGCCATCGTCGCCAGCTGGATCATCGGGCGCGAGGACGCCATGATGCGCCTGCTGCTGGTGCTGCCGGTGATGGCCGGCTTTGCCTTCACCAGCAATCTGGCCTATGCCAGCGTCGGTGCGCTGGCGCGCCGCTGGCTGGCCCGGGGCAGCCGGCTGCTGTGGTTCAACCGCGCGATGGGCCTGGTGCTGGCGCTCACCGCGCTGTGGATGCTGGGCGCCTGA
- a CDS encoding histidine phosphatase family protein has translation MGSLYLVRHAQASLGAADYDELSARGRLQAQRLGAWWQAHGQRFDAVWSGTLRRHAQTLECMGLALNGLPAAQHFAALDEYDGAALVRAVHPGPLPAVHSPEGFRSYFRLLCDALAQWMAGTLSPEGMPDWQTFSAGVRALLEQARAQHAGQRLLVLSSGGPISTAIAQVLGSAPEVGIALNMRLRNTAVSELGVSARRLALQTFNTLPHLTAPEDVALQTYA, from the coding sequence ATGGGAAGCCTCTACCTCGTGCGCCATGCGCAGGCCTCGCTGGGCGCGGCCGACTACGACGAGCTCAGCGCCCGCGGGCGGCTGCAGGCGCAGCGCCTGGGCGCATGGTGGCAGGCGCATGGCCAGCGCTTTGATGCTGTCTGGAGCGGCACGCTGCGCCGCCACGCCCAGACGCTTGAGTGCATGGGCCTGGCGCTGAACGGCCTGCCCGCTGCGCAGCACTTTGCCGCGCTCGATGAATACGACGGCGCGGCGCTGGTGCGCGCGGTCCATCCCGGCCCCTTGCCGGCGGTGCATTCGCCCGAGGGCTTTCGCAGCTACTTTCGCCTGCTGTGCGATGCGCTGGCGCAGTGGATGGCCGGCACCCTGAGCCCCGAGGGCATGCCCGACTGGCAGACGTTTTCCGCCGGCGTGCGCGCCTTGCTGGAACAGGCGCGCGCGCAGCACGCGGGCCAGCGGCTGCTGGTGCTCTCCAGCGGCGGGCCGATCTCGACCGCCATCGCCCAGGTGCTGGGCAGCGCGCCCGAGGTCGGCATCGCGCTGAACATGCGCCTGCGCAACACCGCGGTGAGCGAGCTCGGCGTGAGCGCGCGCCGCCTGGCGCTGCAGACCTTCAACACCTTGCCGCATCTGACTGCGCCCGAGGACGTGGCGCTGCAGACCTACGCTTAG
- a CDS encoding creatininase family protein, protein MSYPSRHWQALSTRDFAAARDSGLAAQTLAVLPLAALEQHGPHLPLDVDAVLAQGVLDAALAQLPPALPLLVLPAQNVGLSTEHLSFPGTLSLAPAPLLALWEALGEAVARAGVRRLLLFNSHGGNVAPMDIAARSLRQRLGLQVWRCSWPDLPLPAPVRALFSEQEWRFGIHGGAIETSMMLHLAPETVQMAHARHWRSSSQERAERCPIAGNGKSVRLGWMIEDYNPSGAVGDASAATADKGRALVQAAGQALAQLMAELQGLPLPATG, encoded by the coding sequence ATGTCCTACCCCTCCCGCCACTGGCAAGCACTGAGCACGCGCGACTTTGCCGCCGCCCGCGACAGCGGTCTGGCGGCGCAGACGCTGGCGGTGCTGCCGCTGGCGGCGCTGGAGCAGCACGGCCCGCACCTGCCGCTCGACGTGGATGCGGTGCTGGCGCAGGGCGTGCTCGACGCGGCGCTGGCGCAGCTGCCGCCAGCGCTGCCGCTGCTGGTGCTGCCGGCGCAAAACGTCGGGCTGTCTACCGAACACCTGTCCTTCCCCGGCACGCTCAGCCTGGCGCCGGCCCCGCTGCTCGCGCTGTGGGAGGCCCTGGGCGAGGCTGTGGCGCGCGCCGGGGTGCGCCGGCTGCTGCTGTTCAACAGCCATGGCGGCAACGTCGCCCCCATGGACATCGCCGCGCGCAGCCTGCGCCAGCGCCTGGGCCTGCAGGTGTGGCGCTGCAGCTGGCCTGACCTGCCGCTGCCCGCGCCGGTGCGCGCGCTGTTCAGCGAGCAGGAATGGCGCTTTGGCATCCACGGCGGCGCGATCGAAACCTCGATGATGCTGCACCTGGCCCCGGAGACGGTGCAGATGGCGCATGCGCGCCACTGGCGCTCGAGCTCGCAGGAGCGCGCCGAGCGCTGCCCCATCGCCGGCAATGGCAAGAGCGTGCGCCTGGGCTGGATGATCGAGGACTACAACCCCAGCGGCGCCGTGGGCGACGCGAGCGCCGCCACTGCGGACAAGGGCCGCGCGTTGGTGCAGGCCGCTGGGCAGGCGCTGGCGCAGCTCATGGCGGAGCTGCAGGGTTTGCCGCTGCCCGCGACCGGCTGA
- a CDS encoding copper chaperone PCu(A)C — MQTASFSFFTRPALLALALCFLAPAGALAHEARVQVQDAWARATVPGQGGTGAFMTLQANHDLELVGASSPVAGVAQVHEMKLEGDTMRMHAVPSLKLGAGQSVTLKPGGHHIMLLDLKQPLKAGTQIDITLQLRDAQGASLNQTVQVPVRQNAPHGAPDAGAAQHHGS; from the coding sequence ATGCAAACAGCCTCTTTTTCTTTCTTCACCCGCCCCGCGCTGCTGGCGCTGGCCTTGTGTTTTCTGGCGCCCGCGGGCGCCCTCGCGCACGAAGCGCGCGTGCAAGTGCAAGACGCCTGGGCGCGCGCCACCGTGCCCGGCCAGGGCGGCACCGGCGCCTTCATGACGCTGCAGGCCAACCACGACCTGGAGCTCGTGGGCGCCAGCAGCCCCGTGGCCGGCGTCGCCCAGGTGCACGAGATGAAGCTCGAGGGCGACACCATGCGCATGCACGCCGTGCCCTCGCTCAAGCTGGGCGCGGGGCAGAGCGTCACGCTCAAGCCCGGCGGCCACCACATCATGCTGCTGGACCTCAAGCAGCCGCTCAAGGCGGGCACGCAGATCGACATCACGCTGCAACTGCGCGACGCGCAGGGCGCAAGCCTGAACCAGACGGTGCAGGTGCCGGTGCGGCAAAATGCCCCGCACGGCGCGCCCGACGCGGGCGCCGCGCAGCACCACGGCTCCTGA
- a CDS encoding protein-disulfide reductase DsbD, giving the protein MFARLRPLLPRALLLIAAAAVATSAAAQFQLKSSSGVAASNVVNTPHVRAELVAQAPEGVAPGKPLTLGLLLEHQPDWHTYWLNPGDSGLPTRLQWTLPAGVDAGEIAWPLPRKIPIGTLANYGYEGQVLLPVPMSVSSLFAPAPGQTQASFTVHASWLVCRMECVPEEGTLTLQLPLAGTTALNAEAFAAAERALPAPLATGQSSARVSEDAIELQVQGLPAAWRGQVLDVFPETPEVVHNAAEPLQQWQGEVWTARVPLSPERGASPELMPVVLGWQGAGLRVPLPVQGSWPPLPEFPAPLPVAAAASASTAAAAPALPARAPVAAAPGVWLLALGGALLGGLLLNLMPCVFPILAVKIAGFAGHAGAPRTRRIGALAYAGGVVLSFLALGALMLALRSAGQAVGWGFQLQSPLVVALLAALFTLIGLNLAGVFEVGMLLPSRWATAQARHPVTNAFLTGVLTVAVASPCTAPFMGASLGLTLGLPPVQALGIFVALGLGLAAPYLLASWWPAAARLLPRPGAWMDTFKRVLAFPMFATVVWLVWVLGRQSGIDGAAALLALLVALALAVWSLTLRGGGRWLLAPLSIAAGAWLLTVWGPKVVEMQAPSTLAATQSEDGWQTWRAGLPEELLSQGRAVFVDYTAAWCVTCQYNKKTTLANAEVRGDFAAKRIALLEADWTRQDPAITASITSFGRSGVPLYVLYAPGRAPVVFSEILGVRELRAALAAL; this is encoded by the coding sequence ATGTTTGCCCGACTTCGCCCCTTGCTGCCGCGTGCTCTGTTGTTGATAGCTGCAGCCGCAGTCGCCACGAGCGCTGCAGCCCAATTCCAGTTGAAGAGCAGCTCGGGGGTCGCAGCCAGCAACGTGGTGAACACGCCGCATGTGCGCGCCGAGCTCGTGGCCCAGGCGCCCGAAGGCGTGGCGCCGGGCAAGCCGCTGACCCTGGGGCTGCTGCTCGAGCACCAGCCGGATTGGCACACCTACTGGCTCAATCCGGGCGATTCCGGCCTGCCCACGCGCCTGCAGTGGACGCTGCCCGCCGGCGTGGACGCGGGCGAGATCGCCTGGCCGCTGCCGCGCAAGATCCCGATCGGCACGCTGGCCAACTACGGCTACGAAGGCCAGGTGCTGCTGCCGGTGCCGATGAGCGTCTCCAGCCTGTTTGCGCCCGCGCCCGGACAGACGCAGGCGAGCTTCACCGTGCATGCCTCCTGGCTGGTCTGCCGCATGGAGTGCGTGCCCGAGGAAGGCACGCTCACGCTGCAACTGCCGCTGGCCGGCACCACGGCGCTGAATGCCGAGGCCTTTGCCGCCGCCGAGCGCGCGCTGCCGGCGCCGCTGGCCACTGGCCAGAGCAGCGCGCGCGTGAGCGAAGACGCAATCGAGCTGCAGGTGCAAGGCCTGCCCGCCGCCTGGCGCGGCCAGGTGCTGGACGTCTTCCCTGAAACGCCCGAGGTGGTGCACAACGCCGCCGAGCCGCTGCAGCAGTGGCAGGGCGAGGTCTGGACCGCGCGCGTGCCGCTGTCGCCCGAGCGCGGCGCCAGCCCCGAGCTGATGCCCGTCGTGCTGGGCTGGCAGGGCGCGGGCCTGCGCGTGCCGCTGCCGGTGCAAGGCAGCTGGCCGCCGCTGCCCGAATTCCCGGCGCCGCTGCCGGTGGCGGCTGCGGCTTCGGCGTCGACAGCGGCGGCAGCGCCCGCGCTGCCCGCGCGCGCACCGGTGGCGGCCGCGCCCGGGGTGTGGCTGCTGGCGCTAGGCGGGGCGCTGCTGGGCGGCTTGCTGCTCAACCTCATGCCTTGCGTGTTCCCGATTCTGGCGGTGAAGATCGCCGGTTTTGCCGGGCACGCCGGCGCGCCGCGCACCCGGCGCATCGGCGCTCTGGCCTATGCGGGGGGGGTGGTGTTGTCCTTTTTGGCGCTGGGCGCGCTGATGCTGGCACTGCGCTCCGCGGGGCAGGCGGTGGGCTGGGGCTTTCAGCTGCAGTCGCCGCTGGTGGTGGCGCTGCTGGCGGCCTTGTTCACCTTGATCGGGCTGAATCTCGCCGGCGTGTTCGAAGTCGGCATGCTGCTGCCTTCGCGCTGGGCCACGGCGCAGGCGCGCCATCCGGTGACCAATGCCTTTCTGACCGGGGTGCTGACGGTGGCCGTCGCCTCGCCCTGCACCGCGCCCTTCATGGGGGCCTCGCTCGGGCTCACGCTGGGCCTGCCGCCGGTGCAGGCGCTGGGCATCTTTGTCGCGCTCGGCCTGGGTCTGGCCGCGCCATATCTGCTGGCCAGCTGGTGGCCCGCGGCCGCGCGCCTGTTGCCGCGCCCGGGCGCGTGGATGGACACCTTCAAGCGCGTGCTGGCCTTCCCGATGTTTGCCACGGTGGTCTGGCTGGTCTGGGTGCTGGGCCGGCAAAGCGGCATCGACGGCGCGGCGGCGCTGCTCGCCCTGCTGGTGGCGCTGGCGCTGGCGGTCTGGAGCTTGACGCTGCGCGGTGGCGGGCGCTGGCTCCTGGCTCCGCTTTCGATAGCTGCTGGCGCTTGGCTGCTGACGGTTTGGGGGCCAAAAGTGGTTGAAATGCAGGCGCCGTCTACGCTGGCAGCTACACAATCCGAGGATGGCTGGCAAACCTGGCGCGCCGGCCTGCCCGAAGAACTGCTGTCCCAGGGGCGCGCGGTTTTCGTCGACTACACCGCCGCCTGGTGCGTGACCTGTCAGTACAACAAGAAGACGACGCTGGCCAACGCCGAGGTGCGCGGCGACTTTGCCGCCAAGCGCATCGCGCTGCTGGAGGCCGACTGGACGCGCCAGGACCCGGCGATCACCGCCTCCATCACCTCGTTCGGGCGCAGCGGCGTGCCGCTGTACGTGCTCTACGCGCCGGGGCGCGCGCCGGTGGTGTTCAGCGAAATCCTCGGCGTGCGCGAGTTGCGCGCGGCCCTGGCGGCGCTTTAG
- the rsmI gene encoding 16S rRNA (cytidine(1402)-2'-O)-methyltransferase, giving the protein MSVSYATALVGARDAAGAQNYPKGALYVVATPIGNLADITLRALQVLQLADLLACEDTRHSQQLLRAYGMDKAPGQWLALHQHNEAEAAQTVLQRLALGERVAYLSDAGTPAISDPGARLVAAAQAAGVRCIPLPGASSLTASLSVAGAVAPADAPQGFVFHGFLPARAGERKSAWEQLAAEPRAIVLLEAPHRMATLVRELAALGERRVTLARELTKQFEEVATLPARDCAAWLQQGAQRSRGEFAIVLHPQACGAGAPPGRGDEVLRLLLPELALKRAVQIAAALTGEGRNALYERALALRGQSDARGEGG; this is encoded by the coding sequence TTGAGCGTCTCCTATGCCACTGCCCTCGTCGGCGCGCGCGATGCGGCCGGTGCGCAGAATTATCCAAAGGGCGCGCTCTACGTCGTGGCCACCCCCATAGGCAACCTGGCCGACATCACGCTGCGCGCGCTGCAGGTGCTGCAACTGGCCGACCTGCTCGCCTGCGAGGACACGCGCCACAGCCAGCAGCTGCTGCGCGCTTACGGCATGGACAAGGCCCCCGGCCAATGGCTTGCGCTGCACCAGCACAACGAGGCCGAGGCCGCCCAGACCGTGCTGCAGCGCCTGGCGCTGGGCGAGCGCGTGGCCTATCTGAGCGACGCCGGCACCCCCGCCATCAGCGACCCCGGCGCGCGCCTGGTAGCCGCGGCGCAGGCGGCGGGCGTGCGCTGCATTCCGCTGCCCGGCGCAAGCAGCCTCACCGCCAGCCTCAGCGTGGCCGGCGCCGTCGCGCCCGCCGACGCCCCGCAGGGCTTCGTCTTTCACGGCTTTCTTCCCGCGCGCGCGGGCGAGCGCAAAAGCGCCTGGGAGCAGTTGGCCGCCGAGCCGCGCGCCATCGTGCTGCTGGAGGCGCCGCACCGCATGGCCACGCTGGTGCGCGAGCTGGCGGCGCTGGGCGAGCGGCGCGTGACCCTGGCGCGCGAGCTCACCAAGCAGTTCGAGGAAGTCGCCACGCTGCCCGCGCGCGACTGCGCCGCCTGGCTGCAGCAGGGCGCCCAGCGCAGCCGCGGGGAATTTGCCATCGTGCTGCACCCACAGGCCTGCGGCGCCGGCGCGCCGCCGGGGCGCGGCGACGAGGTGCTGCGCCTGCTGCTGCCCGAGCTGGCGCTCAAGCGCGCGGTGCAGATCGCCGCCGCCCTCACCGGCGAGGGACGCAACGCCCTCTACGAACGCGCGCTGGCCTTGCGCGGACAGAGCGACGCGCGCGGCGAAGGCGGATAG
- a CDS encoding YraN family protein, producing the protein MGFLGNKTASGAAPTTRVRGQQAEDAALAHLQAAGLKLVQRNYRTPGRGGGEIDLILRDADGTLVFVEVRSRASAGFGGAAASIGALKRRRIVFAARHYLMRLPSLPPCRFDVVALGPQGLQWLRAAFDAQ; encoded by the coding sequence ATGGGATTCCTCGGTAACAAAACGGCCAGCGGTGCGGCGCCTACCACGCGCGTGCGCGGCCAGCAGGCGGAAGACGCGGCGCTTGCGCACCTGCAGGCGGCGGGCCTGAAGCTGGTGCAGCGCAATTATCGAACCCCGGGGCGCGGCGGCGGCGAGATCGACCTGATCCTGCGCGATGCCGACGGCACGCTGGTCTTCGTCGAGGTGCGCAGCCGCGCCAGCGCCGGCTTCGGCGGCGCCGCGGCCAGCATTGGCGCGCTCAAGCGCCGGCGCATCGTCTTTGCCGCGCGCCACTACCTGATGCGCCTGCCGTCGCTGCCGCCCTGCCGCTTTGACGTGGTGGCGCTGGGGCCGCAAGGCCTGCAATGGCTGCGCGCGGCGTTTGACGCGCAGTAA
- the fliE gene encoding flagellar hook-basal body complex protein FliE has translation MDMRISSTPLPLASALAARRMAQAQGATPEAGFSSALKGALTAVSKAQNQADELQKQVQLENPKVSIEETMVAIQKAQVGFQATLHVRNRLVQAYTDIMNMQV, from the coding sequence ATGGACATGCGCATCTCCTCCACCCCCCTGCCGCTTGCCAGCGCGCTGGCGGCGCGGCGCATGGCCCAGGCCCAGGGCGCCACGCCCGAAGCCGGGTTTTCCAGCGCGCTCAAAGGGGCGCTGACCGCCGTGAGCAAGGCGCAAAACCAGGCCGACGAGCTGCAAAAGCAGGTGCAGCTGGAAAACCCCAAGGTCAGCATCGAAGAGACCATGGTCGCGATCCAGAAGGCCCAGGTCGGCTTTCAGGCCACGCTACACGTGCGCAACCGCCTGGTGCAGGCCTATACCGACATCATGAACATGCAGGTGTGA